A window of Lysobacterales bacterium genomic DNA:
GCTGGATCGCAACTACGTGGCGACGGCAGACGAGCTCTCGGCGCTGGCGCCGGAGCGCAGCCTGGGCGTCAATCTGCGCTGGTCGCTGTACTGAGCGACGACCGGGACCGACGCTCCGCCAGCCGCTTTCCAACCCGCTTGCTGCGCCCTCGACGCCCAGCGCTAAGGGCGCGGCAAGCGCGGCGAGTCGCGCGGAGCCCGCGCCCCCGGGCGGCCACGGCGGGCCCTGCGCAGGCTGCTAGGCTGCTGCGCAATCCAGTCCGCCCGCCCGCCGCCCATGCGCCCTCGCCCTTCCCTGTCATTGCGCTGCCTGCTCGCCCTCGGCTTCGGCGTCGGCGCGGCGCTGGCAAACGCGCAGAACGCCAGCACCGCGGGCACCGCCAGCGCGCCGGAGCCCACCCTGCAGCACTTGAGCCTGGTCTGGGAGTACAGCGGGGACGCCAACGGCAACGGCGCGGTAGCCATGCGCTTCCGCCCGTTGGGCAGCACGAGCTGGCGCCAAGGCCTGCCGCTGCGGCGCGTGCCGGCCGGCAGCAATGCCGGCTTCAGCTGGACGAACCGCCACGCCGGCAGCGTGTTCGGGCTGCAGCCCGGCACCGACTACGAGATCGAGCTGAGCCTGGTCGATCCTGACGGCGGCAGCGCCACCCGCGTGCTGAGCGCGCGCACCCGCAGCGCGCCGACGCCCGGCAGCGGCAGCGTGCGCACGGCCACCCCGGCAACGCTGTCGAGCGTGCTGGCGCTGGCGCAGCCCGGTGACATCGTCGAGCTGGGCGCTGGCAGCTACGCCGGCTTCAGCCTGCAGCGCGACGGTGCGGCGGGCCAGGCGCTGACCCTGCGCGGCCTGCCGGGCGCGCAGATCAACGGCGAGCTCGGTCTGTTCTCGCGCCGGCACGTGATCCTGCAGGCGCTGACGGTCAATGGGCGCATCCGCTTCAACGGCTCCGAGGACATCGCGATCGTCGACAGCACGGTCAACGCCTCGGCGACTGAATTCAACGGCGACGGCATCGTCTGCTTCACCCGCTGCGCGCGCGCCTACATCGCCGGCAACACGGTCAACGGCACCACCGTCTGGCAGGAGAGCGCCTTCGGCGTCAGCGGCAACAACCGCGGCGAAGGCATCGTGGTCAACGGCCCGGGGCATGTGATCCGCAGCAACCGCGTGCGCGGGTTCCGCGACGGGATCTCCTTCATGGAGGACAGCGCGGCGGTCGACCAGTACAGCATCGATGTGCTCGACAACCGCATCAGCGAATCGGCCGACGACGGCATCGAAGCCGACTTCTGTCTGCACAACTGCCGGCAGGTCGGCAACGTGCTGACCAACAGCTTCATCGCGTTTTCCTCGCAGCCGGCGCTGGGCGGGCCGAACTACTTCGTCCGCAATATCGCCTGGAACGTGGCCCACGTGCCCTTCAAGCTGTATCGCAGCAGCCGCGGCGACGTGCTGCTGCACAACACCGTGGTCAAGACCGGCGACGGCTTCAACGCCTCGCCCGGCGTGCCCATCGCCTATGCCTACGCGCGCAACAACCTGTTCGTGGGCGGCGAGCCGGGCAGCTGGAACGGCTACGCCAGCGGCTCGGGGCGCGTGCTCGACCTCGTCGACCTGCAGAGCGCCACCAGCAGCTTCAACTTCAATGGCTACGGCAGCACGCGCAGCGACTTCCGCGGGCGTCTCGGTGCGGTCAGCTTCGGCAGCCTCGCCGAGTTGCGCAGCCTGAGCAGCGAGACCCAGGCCCAGCGGGTCGACATGGCGGTGTTCGCGACCGCACCAGCGTTTCCGCAGAACCCGCTGACCCAGTACGCCGAGGCGGATCTGCGCCTCGCCAATGACCTGCGCGCGGTGGATGCCGGCGAGACGCTGCCCAACATCAACGACGACTACAGCGGCGGCGCGCCGGACCTGGGGGCCATCGAGCGCGCAAGTGCCAGCACCGGGCTGTTCTGCGACGGCTTCGAACCCGCCGTGTGCGGCAAACCCTGATCCTTCGCGTCGCTCGCCGAAGCGCCGCCAAAGCCCGCGGCTTGGGAGCGTCTCAGACCCGCACCGCGGGCCAGGTGTCTCGATGAAACGTGGATTGGCCGGCTCGCGTTGTGTGTAGGAGCCTGCTTGCAGGCGACCGCAGCCTCCGCTCTGTGCTGGCCCCGCGGGTCGCGAGCACGCTCGCTCCTACACACTGCCGGCCTTCGTGGGACGACGAACGGGTCGCAAGCGTTCTGCTTCTTGTGACGCAAGAAAGAGACCTGCCGCGCCCCGGGATCACGGAGTACAGTGCGCGGCACCGGGCATTCGCAGGCAACGCCTGCGCGGGGGCGCTCATGACTCTGGGGCAGGTGATCCACCTTCTACGCTGGGCCGCCGCCGTGGCGCTGCTGCTGGGCGGCGGCGTCATCGCTCTGTTCGCCGCGCTTCTCTTGAGCGACGGCATTCCGCGTACCGAAGGCTCGCCGGCGGGCACGATCATCGCGGCGATTCTGATGTCCGCCCTTCTGGCCGCGCCGATCCTGCTCATTGCCGGCGCTGCGATGGCGTTTCGACTCTCGCGGCTGCCCTGGCCGCGTCCACAGGCGCGAGCGGTTGCGCTGACCGTAGCGGCCGCACCGCGCGGCGAATTCTGGCTCCAGCACCCCGATGGC
This region includes:
- a CDS encoding right-handed parallel beta-helix repeat-containing protein, which gives rise to MRPRPSLSLRCLLALGFGVGAALANAQNASTAGTASAPEPTLQHLSLVWEYSGDANGNGAVAMRFRPLGSTSWRQGLPLRRVPAGSNAGFSWTNRHAGSVFGLQPGTDYEIELSLVDPDGGSATRVLSARTRSAPTPGSGSVRTATPATLSSVLALAQPGDIVELGAGSYAGFSLQRDGAAGQALTLRGLPGAQINGELGLFSRRHVILQALTVNGRIRFNGSEDIAIVDSTVNASATEFNGDGIVCFTRCARAYIAGNTVNGTTVWQESAFGVSGNNRGEGIVVNGPGHVIRSNRVRGFRDGISFMEDSAAVDQYSIDVLDNRISESADDGIEADFCLHNCRQVGNVLTNSFIAFSSQPALGGPNYFVRNIAWNVAHVPFKLYRSSRGDVLLHNTVVKTGDGFNASPGVPIAYAYARNNLFVGGEPGSWNGYASGSGRVLDLVDLQSATSSFNFNGYGSTRSDFRGRLGAVSFGSLAELRSLSSETQAQRVDMAVFATAPAFPQNPLTQYAEADLRLANDLRAVDAGETLPNINDDYSGGAPDLGAIERASASTGLFCDGFEPAVCGKP